The DNA region gtTAAACTCGATTGTCAATTATAGCGCGGGCGAAGTCGAGGGCAAAGCTCTAGTCTCTAATAAAAAAGATGGTGACTGCGAAGGATCTCAGAATAATAACCGAATCATTAAGTAACTTCACGAGAATGACAAAGAGCGATTTCGAAGGTCTGTCAATAAATAGGCAAAGGGGAAACAAATACTGACACAGCTTTAATAACGGTTTGATGATGATTTCGCTCGTATATTAAGAACTTTTTAACGTGCATTGATCAACTCTGCAACACGCTAGATGTTGACAGCAACTAAGTAACAGGTCGAAACAACTGTTGCAAATAAATGCTTTCAAGCAAAGTTTATCTTTATTTGTCCTAAATTATTATGAACGTTTTCAACGAATGTTTCAATGAAAGTAtaacatttgaattaattttatcaaaaaatacaaGTAACACTATAATAAGTGCAATTTACTATTATtagataatttgaaataatttcattacacATTACTAggcatttctattttttatttataattttacaatacctAGTTGTTTACAATTGGAGCAAGAtcagttatttttattccttACAACAAAACAATGCCATCtgcaattacatataaaaacacatGTGACATAAAAGTAAAGTTGCACAAGTTaggcttaatattaaaatgaagatAGAATTTCAATCCAATCTGAATTACATACTAGCAAAGATAAGGTGAACCTAATGTATTATCAATTAAACTCCCCCGCTGCATCtgcctatatatatatgcaaatgcTAATATATCAGAAActatctattaaattatatgattgaAATAATGGATGGTAAAATGAATCATCTCAAgtagttttaaagaaaattaattgttCCTGTCAGACATAGGTCATattattgataagaaatatggttgtaataaatttttctcTCGGTTTGACTTTTAAAGTGACAAAACAAaagcaaaaattatatatgtattaagatGTATTAAAAACTCTAACACaatcataaaattattcttaaatatggatgttttaatatattttttaatttatatctaatatccatttattcattcatttacaaaaataataattgattgtaaCATGCTTCATGAGTATCAACTGATATAAccctcaaaataaaaaatctcacaaaacatagtaaaatatatcaaatatttaaatgtatttgttactAATAGGAATTAATATAGAGATGTATAAAGGATCTGTCCATttaagaagtaaaataaaacatagtatCAGCTTAACTTAAATGTTTATTCTTGGCTAGCATCAACATTCTCAGTTTGTAAACCCTTGATTGACGCTACAGGCACATATGTAACAAGTGTGAACAACTTGTGTGCAGAGTCTTCATCGTCATTACGTCTGCGTGAGAGCCTTACACGAACTCGGAAGGGAACATTtctataacaaacaaaaaaaaaccaaatgttATATCATACATAACTGATGATGAACTGCCATTAAGCATAGTaacaagtataataatataacttaactaaaattatttaattattatcttaagtaTATCCTCAAGTATTACCAAACTTCATTACGATGTAATGTTGTTGGGTTACAAcaactataaattaattgaaaaaaaacactGACTGCATTAATTACTcacaatttgatttttataacaaattctatattatttattaaatatttacagcaTCAATAGTGAAAAtttggtaaataatttaaattaagctaaatatttagtaatcaGTAGCCCATGAGTTCTCTAGGAGTAGGCTGactatataaatactaatcaTTCCTTTAGGATATTGTACAAAAACAAGAAACAGACAATCTTAATGAGATTTCTCAAACATCGTTtggcaatttttaatttatatcaaaataatatatttacattaatcttGATTagtaattgaaattttacataatttataaaattgttataaataacatgaataaatatttctttacctAACCTAAACATAACTACAAACTTTTTTCATGACCATGGtatcaacatttttaattttaaaaaagtaataactttaaaattatgtataaaaaaaattacctgacTCCCTTTGACCAAAGATATTTGTTTAGTCTGGTATCAACACGAACGTCAGGAGTACCCATTTGTTTTTCAGCAAACTTGCGAATTTCCTTTATCGCTCGTGGAGCGCGTTTCTTAAAACCAACTCCATGAAGCCGTTTGTGTAGGTTAACAGTGTATTCACGAGTCACAACTTCATTGATCGCAGATTTACCTTTTCTCTCTCCTTTTGGTTTAGCCATTGTGAtctgtaattataaatcaaagGACCAAAATAAACTTGCCCTTACGCTTTCCTTACATCAAAATTCTTATATTTCATGAAAAAGATTATGATCATACGATATTAGGATTGATTTttcaagattatattttaaaaacacaccTCAGCTTACAATCGCCGAATCAAAAAAGAGTTGTCAAGTGTCAGTTATGTGCTGTCATCTGTCActtaataaaatgtcaaatttttggcttttttatattaaaactcgacagttttaatataaaaaagccaaaaaagaaaagaaaaaaaaagaaaagactgTCGCTAAGCCTTAAAAAGtgcttaataatatacaatataatttattatagttcaataatttcaatgaattaaatatttttaagtgattttttttttgctattacacaccaaaaatatgtacatagcaaataatataaatatcaatattgaaCCGATTATCTACTTTAAAACTGTGAACTAAAGATTATTTATGAcacaaaaaaatacagataaacaACCGGTAGAATGTACACGAATGTAACAAGATAATTCCACTTCCTTCAGCAATTTCTTGTGGGTAACATTTATCATGtcataaatagatatatttaatatttaaaaaaat from Nymphalis io chromosome 4, ilAglIoxx1.1, whole genome shotgun sequence includes:
- the LOC126768271 gene encoding 60S ribosomal protein L31 produces the protein MAKPKGERKGKSAINEVVTREYTVNLHKRLHGVGFKKRAPRAIKEIRKFAEKQMGTPDVRVDTRLNKYLWSKGVRNVPFRVRVRLSRRRNDDEDSAHKLFTLVTYVPVASIKGLQTENVDASQE